The Paenibacillus amylolyticus genome contains the following window.
AAAACCAATATTATCATTTTAGAAGTTTAGTAGAGCACATATTACATCTTTCATGCAAAATGCTCTGGCATATAACTTATACGATATCATGCCAAAAAGTTGCGTAATCTCGTGCTGTTGCCCGTTTAATACCGATACTGGATGAAATCGGGGGCTTTCGTCAAGACCATACGTTCGGGTATAATGAAGCTTTGACCATACTTAACCGCCTGATTAGGCGACTAACTCTATCATACCAATTTACAATGTGATTGTGAAAAGGGCAAATGGTTTACTTTTAGCCGGGATAGTCCTATCCCTGAATGCATACAGAGGTGGATGAAACATGTTAAGTCCGAACTCAACGTTCTACCCCCGTCCGCTCGGGGTTACCCCGGCGGCGTCCCTGCCCCAGTCCCGTCTGCTCCGCTGGAGACCAGTCGGCAACTCGTGGGCAATGAGCAACAGGATGCCTTTTATTTTCGTTCTCTGGAAGAGGCAGGCATCAAGTTAAACGCACCACAAATCTCGGCAGTCCGTCACGGCAGAGGGCCCATTCTAACGCTCGCCGGAGCGGGATGCGGCAAAACAACGGTGCTGGCTGCAAGAGCAGGCTACCTTATAGAGGTCAGCGGCGTACACGCAGGCAGTATCCTGCTGGTGACGTTCACCAACAAGGCTGCCACCGAGATGAAGGACCGCATCGCCGCATTGCCAGGCATACGCCCGGCTGCCGCGAGAGCCGTGCAGGCTCGCACGTTCCACTCTTTTGCGCTGACATTGCTGCGTCATTATGGTGTGCAGGAAGAGATCTTTGGCGAGTCCCGAGCCCAGCACACGGTGCTGAAAATGCTTTTGCGCCAAAACGGCATGAGTGAAGCCTTCCAGCCGGAAAGCTTGCTGGCCATGCTGTCTGCATGGAAGATGCAAGGATCGGAAACAACCGACCTGCCTGAAAAATCACAGGAAGAACGCGATGCCAAGCGTGTTCTTCTGGGTTACGAAGCCTGGAAACAGGAGCGGGGCAAAATGGATTTTGATGATATTTTGCTGCGTGCTGCCGCCCTGCTTCGTGATCCTGCTGTGCTGGGGCCGCTTCAGAAGCGGTTTCAGTATATTATGGTGGACGAGTTCCAGGATACCAACCATCTGCAATATGAAATTGTGCAAAAACTGGCTTCCGCCCACCGCAACCTGATGGTTGTCGGAGACGATGACCAGACGATCTATACCTTTAATGGCGCACGCCAGGAATCGATTTTGGAATTCGATAAAGTATACCCCGGCGCACGCATTGTGACGCTGGATATCAATTATCGAAGTGATGCACGCATTCTGGGACTCGGCAGTGAACTGGTCGCCCGCAATAAACGCAGACGTGACAAACGGCTGCGTGCCGCCGGAAACCGCGGAGACGCGCCGCGCTTTGCCACCCCTTCCAATGCGGAGGAAGAAGCGGCCTGGGTCGTGAACCAGCTGTGCCAGCAGGTTGAAGAAGGGCAGCACACCTATCGGGATATTGCCATTCTTCATCGGACTGCCAGCAGCAGCCGGGCTGTATTTGAGCAGCTTGTGTTGAAAGATGTGCCTTTTGTACAGCATGGGGCTTCCCCGGTCTTCTATGACCAGTCTCTCATCAGACCCCTGATGGATCATCTGCGTCTGTCCCTTGATCCACGCGCCATGGATGCTCTTCCCAGTGCACTGGGACCGCTCTATGTGTCAAGGGATGCCGGGCTGGAGTGGATTCAGCGCTGTGAACAACAACAGGCGAAGAAATATCCACTCATCCATCTGGTGAAATGGGACAAGCTGAAGCCGTTCCAGCAGGAACAGGTCAAGGAACGCATCAAGCTAATCAAATCACTGCACAAACTCAAACCCATCATCGCCATTCAGGAGATGCGCAGGCAGTTCTACGACAAATATATGGAAAGTGGTGACCCCAGCATCTTCACCCATTATAAGGAAACGATGCTGGAAACCCTGGATGAATTCGAAGCTGCCGTCAAAAAATTCGAAACGGTGGAAGAGTTCATTCAATTCGCGGATGAGCTCTCCCGCAGACACCGTGAGATGGAATCGCTGCGCCGCGCACAGGACAGTGATGCCGTCCAACTGATGACCATTCACCGGGCCAAAGGACTGGAGTTCCCTTGCGTGTATTGGATTGGAGCCAGTGAAGGCATTGTGCCTCACAGCACAGCACTTCGCCAGGATATCCCCGAAGATCAGAAAGCTGCGCTTGCCGTGCAGCAGACAGATGCGGAGCTGGACATGGCACTGGAGGAAGAACGCCGGCTCGCCTACGTTGCCATCACACGGGCCAAGCAGTACTTGTATGTGACTTCGCCAGCGAGCCATCATGGAAAACCAGCGGATGTGTCTCGTTTCCTGCTTGAAGCCTTCGGCATGGAGGTTCTGGACAAACGCAAACCGCGTGAGGAGGGCCGGACGAACAACCAATCCTCATATGGAAAAGGAAATGCACCGTATGCCCGCTCAGGCTCAGGTACTCGTTCCGAAGGTCGGGATATGGCACAACGCCGCGCAATTAGCCATAGCGATCGTCGTGACTTCGAGGTCCACAACGAACGTGACGAGGATCGCTTCGGTGAACGGCGTGGCAGTGGTGAGATTCGCAACCATAAGGCGTTCAGCACCACTGGTATACGTTCGACCGCTGCAAGTTCCTCCATTTCAAAGCCGCACACTTCGGGCTCAGGTCAAGCGGAACGTACGGAGACCGTTGCAGTCTGGAAATGCAGTTCGCCCACCTGTAAAGCGTGGCTAAGACAGAAACCGGCTGTGCCTTCTGCAAAAAAGACCAAGAAGGCTTCAGCCGGTCCACCCACCTGTCCCCTGTGTTCAGGATCGATGGAGGCGAGTACCCGTCAGGTTCCCGTCACGGGGAGATTTGGGAAATAAAATAACACGAGCGTAATAGCTCGTTTCAGGGCGCTTTTTGCTGTTTATTAACAGTAGAAGCGTCTTTTTCCATTTCAGAATGGGGGTTGGATTATGCAGGACGGCAAACAACATCTGTATGTATCGGTAACTCATAACCTGATTGAACGAACCAAGAACGAATCTACACCCTTTGAGGTGTTGGTGGATGACGAACAGTTGGGCCGATTGAAGGATCTGATGAAGGTGCTGGAAGATGACGATGCCTATACGTTGCAACGGGCTCCGGTGCCCTACAAATCGGCAGATCATGATGAGGCGACAGAGCAATTTTCGGATGGTATGACCTTGCTGTATACCTTTCTGTATGACCATGGCACGCCTGATTCCCGGCAGGCCATTGAGAGCATGAACGTACTTCCGAGGCTGCAGGATACGGATTACGATGACCCAGGATACGAGAATTCACCACTCAATAAATGACTGGACAGAATGCCAAAAAGCATGCGTAGCCGCAGATCACGCGGATGACGCATGCTTTTGTTATATATGAGGGACAACTGTGACGTGAAACGTGCTCAATCCAGACGAATCTCCTGGCCTTTCTCGGCGGATTCGTAGATTCCGCACAGCATGCGTGTGGAAGCCACACCATCCGCAATTGGACTGATCGGCTCTGTCCCGTTCAGGCAGCAATCCACAAAGTGGTCGATCTGGTTCTGGAATGCACTATGAATATGAAGACCCGTATTGTCCGTCTGGGGTTCAATATTCAGGATGGTGTTATTTTTCTCCGTGACGATCAATGTCTCCGGCTCCAGTTCAAATCCACCGCGCTCGCCATATAATTTCACGGATGATTCATCTCCGCGTGCATGTAAGGTAAAGCTCACATCCACCGCCAGCGAAGCCCCGTTCTCAAACCGAATAAGTGCATTCGCCATATCTTCAACGTCATTCACAGCTGCGCTGTAGTCGGCTGCTTTGTAAAAAGAAAGATGTTCGATATGGGCACGATTGCCCAGCTTCCGATACGTATTTCCACTGACCGAAACAGGCTTCGGGCGACCCATCAGATACCAGCACTGGTCAATGATATGTACGCCTAGGTCAATCAGAGGACCTCCGCCGGAACGGCTTTTGTCAGCAAACCAACCGCCTGGATTACCGTGGCGCCGCAGAATGGAAGCTTTGGCATAATACAGTTCACCAAATTCCCCGGCATCAATGAATCTGCGCATCATCTGCATATTGTTGTCATACCGCCGCACAAATCCAACGATAAAGGTACGTCCGCTCTTCTTCACCGCTTCTTCAATCCGCAGCGCATCTTCCACATTGGTTGCCACCGGTTTCTCCAGTAGCACATGCTTGCCTGCCTCCAGTGCAGCAATGGCGAATTCCGCGTGTGTATTGTTCCAGGTACAGATACTGACAGCATCCACATGCGGGTCCTCCAGCATCTCCCGATAATCGGTGTACACGGATTGGGCATCATACTTCTGCGCTGCAGCTTTGGCCCGCTCCTCATTCAGATCACAGATGGCATAGATGACCGCATCCTCGTTCTTGGCATAACATCTCATATGAAGATCCGAAATGGATCCTGTACCGATCATTCCAATGTGCAGCATTTGTCTCGTGCTCATCTTCGTCCTCCCTTCCTTTTCCACAACGTCCACAACATCACTATCGTCTAGTCTGCCCGCAGCATGCCTTCGTAAATACCCGGCGTTGAATTTTCAATCTTCACAGCACCCAGCGTTCGGGCATAGAAATCCACAGGACCCGCTGATCCGATAATGGCATAACCGTAACCATCCGCCTTCATCGCATGCATACAAGCCAATAACAGGGCTGTACCTACACCTTTGCCCCGTGCATCCTGGCTCACGCCTGTCGGGCCGAAGAAGTTGCGGCATGTCGCTTCGTAACAGGCAAAACCAATCATTTTCCCATGCTCAACCGCAATGTAACAGGACACGGGCTGACGTGCAAAAGCAACCTCACATTCATCTACCCAAGCCTGGCTAAAATGTGACCTCACCCAATCCAGTACAAGCTGCTTCTCTGGGGCAATGGCTCTTCGAATCACAATGGAGGATTCCTCCAGCGTTCTCAGGCCACTCTCTTGTTCTGGCAAACGATAGAGCGCAACCAACATATCACTCATTTAATGCGTTCCTCCTCATACCTGAATGTGAAATAGGGGAAAGACTTGGCCACTACCTGAAATTAACCTAATTCTGCTGCGGATAACCTGCAATACAAGCGATATTTCAAATCTAAACTAACCTACCGCTTACATTCATTGCATGCCAACTGCAACACTGAGACGATCTGTCCCGTCTATTAACTTGAAGCGTGGCTTTAAGGAAGATTTTACCGCGAGATTACCAAGATTAGAAGGGATGAATATTGATGAATAACAACATGAAAAAAGTAAGTGCCGTGATGGCCCTATCCATGGCATTGGGCGGCGGAGCCGCTTATGCAGCAACATTGGACAACACACAACCAGTCCATCAAACATCCGTTTCAGCCGATAGTAACGCAGCTGCTGCCGTAAAGGTATCCGTGAATGGCGCATCCATCTCCGATGGTTATTGGAACAAGGATGGCAAGGTAGCCATGATCCCACTGCGTGATCTTACCGAAGCATTGGGTATTGAACTGGAATGGAATAAAGAAACCAAAACGGCAGAGCTGACTCGTGGCGCTCTATGGACACAGGTCATCACAGGCAAGGATCAGTATTCCGTGAATAAAATGCTGCTCACGTTGGGCACAGCGCCTGAAATCACAGGCGGAAAACTGTATGTACCGGCTGCTTTTGCCGAAAAAGCACTGCATGGACAAGTGAACACAACAGGAAATCAGGTGACGATCTCTAGTGAGGAGGACGTGAAGACGGTTACTGAACGTGGTGTAATTACCAGCATCTCGAACCAGGATAAATATAAGTCCATCCAGATTGGCGGTGCAGGGTTGGATGGCATCGTGCTCAACCTGAGCGATGAGACGAAATTCATCTCCGTTGAGGGGAAAGAGATTGCACTGACGGATCTGGCCATCGGCATGAACGTGGAAGCTGAGCATTCCCTGATCACTACCCGCAGTCTGCCGCCACAAACGCCGACTTATAAAGTTACTGTACTGGATGCAGCTACAGCATCTGAGGCACAACCTGAAGAGGTGCTGGGTACAGCAGGTACAATTGAAGATGTAAGAACTGCAGAAGGCCTGATCTCACAGATTGAGATCACAGGTACACGGTTAACAGAGACGGGTCCTGACCATGTGATCCTAAATATCAATAAAGATACACTGCTCGTAAATCACGAAGGTGAGACGGTGAAAGCTGAAGAACTGACGAAAGGAACCAAAGTCATTGGGTTCTACAGCCCTGTGCTGACACGTAGCCTGCCTCCAATCGGAACAGCTTGGAAAGTGGTTGTTGAAGCACCTGAAACCGTGCTGGAAGCGAAATAATACGGTTAGACGCGACTTGTTGAGCTTAGGCTCATGTTCTATGTTATTGCGGACGACCGCGTATATCTCTTAGCGCGGTGTCATGAGTATGGAGTAGCATAATGACCAGTCATCCGCGTGTATGTCCTCGCGCGCTTGTCATGAGTTTGGCCGCATAAAAGAGCTCAGCCGTGCGGTTAGGCGGCGAAATCAATTCAAAAAAGACCTTATCCGCTTGTCTCCTGACAAGCACGGATAAGGTTTTTTTGGTTTTAGGTTTTAGGGATCTTTGGGGGTTTGGGGTTTGGGGTTTGGGGTTTGGGGTTTGGGGTTTGGGGTTTGGGGTTTGGGGTTTGGGGTTTGGGGTTTGGGGTTTGGGGTTTGGGGTTTGGGGTTTGGGGTTTGGCTTTAAGTTTTGCGGAGCGTGCCTTCAAACTTGCTTCCAAGCGAAGCACACCTGAACTTGTCCGGAACAGGCATGTGCAACGTGCGTTGCATACGACGTGCACTGTATACGACATGCGCTGCATACGCGATACGCGTTGCATACGATACGCTTGCATACGATACGCGTTGCATACGATACGCTTGCATACGGAATGCATGAGCAAGCGGTCGTAGCGCTAACGAATCCGAGGCATCTTATTCAGGGATTTGAAGCACCTGTAAAAACCTAAGGAATCCCAGACACGCTATATGTGAATAAATAGCTGTTTATAGCATTTTTATCAGAAAAATTCGAGAAATAACGTGTCTGATGTTCCTTACATTTTCAGAAGAGGACTTGAGGGCCGAATAAGACGTCCTGAGTTCCTTAGAAAATCTCACGATATGCGGGATTCGCTGAATCAACCAACTTGGACTTCATCTTCAACAATCGCTTCTACTTCAATCTCAACCATCAACAAGGGATCAATGAGTGCGCTAACTTCAACCATGGTGGCTACAGGCTGAATCTGTCCAAAAAATTCACCGTGCGCCTTGCCAACTTCCTCCCACCTGGAGATATCC
Protein-coding sequences here:
- a CDS encoding Gfo/Idh/MocA family oxidoreductase — protein: MSTRQMLHIGMIGTGSISDLHMRCYAKNEDAVIYAICDLNEERAKAAAQKYDAQSVYTDYREMLEDPHVDAVSICTWNNTHAEFAIAALEAGKHVLLEKPVATNVEDALRIEEAVKKSGRTFIVGFVRRYDNNMQMMRRFIDAGEFGELYYAKASILRRHGNPGGWFADKSRSGGGPLIDLGVHIIDQCWYLMGRPKPVSVSGNTYRKLGNRAHIEHLSFYKAADYSAAVNDVEDMANALIRFENGASLAVDVSFTLHARGDESSVKLYGERGGFELEPETLIVTEKNNTILNIEPQTDNTGLHIHSAFQNQIDHFVDCCLNGTEPISPIADGVASTRMLCGIYESAEKGQEIRLD
- a CDS encoding GNAT family N-acetyltransferase, yielding MSDMLVALYRLPEQESGLRTLEESSIVIRRAIAPEKQLVLDWVRSHFSQAWVDECEVAFARQPVSCYIAVEHGKMIGFACYEATCRNFFGPTGVSQDARGKGVGTALLLACMHAMKADGYGYAIIGSAGPVDFYARTLGAVKIENSTPGIYEGMLRAD
- a CDS encoding copper amine oxidase N-terminal domain-containing protein — encoded protein: MNNNMKKVSAVMALSMALGGGAAYAATLDNTQPVHQTSVSADSNAAAAVKVSVNGASISDGYWNKDGKVAMIPLRDLTEALGIELEWNKETKTAELTRGALWTQVITGKDQYSVNKMLLTLGTAPEITGGKLYVPAAFAEKALHGQVNTTGNQVTISSEEDVKTVTERGVITSISNQDKYKSIQIGGAGLDGIVLNLSDETKFISVEGKEIALTDLAIGMNVEAEHSLITTRSLPPQTPTYKVTVLDAATASEAQPEEVLGTAGTIEDVRTAEGLISQIEITGTRLTETGPDHVILNINKDTLLVNHEGETVKAEELTKGTKVIGFYSPVLTRSLPPIGTAWKVVVEAPETVLEAK